A section of the Petrimonas sulfuriphila genome encodes:
- a CDS encoding Gfo/Idh/MocA family oxidoreductase — protein sequence MSSKMSRRKFIQAGATAAVGLTVVPSSVLGKSMGHMAPSDKLNIVGVGVGGMGFANLKNLESQNIIGLCDVDWKYSQRVFDYFPKAKKYYDYRKMYDELGKSIDGVVVATADHTHAIIAAEAMTMGKHVYVQKPLTHSVYESRLLTNLAKKHKVATQMGNQGSSGTGVRQVIDWIRDGQIGEVTRVDTFTDRPIWPQGLMIPKQVDKIPSTLKWDLFIGPANKRPFNNIYHPWNWRGWWDFGTGALGDMACHILHPVFKGLNLGYPTKVQGSSTMLLTDCAPNAQMVKYVFPARDNMPKVAMPEVEVTWYDGGLQPFRPEGVPAGKNLNDQGGGVIFHGTKDTLICGCYGVNPWLVSGRTPNSPKTQREVTLSHELDWVRACKESPENRVETASPFSEAGPFNEMVVMGVLAVRLQGLNQELHWDGENMKFTNIPADANIRTIIEDGFKITDGHPTFNKTWTEPVNANEYAAEMINHTYQNGWKLPAMP from the coding sequence ATGTCATCAAAAATGTCAAGAAGGAAGTTTATCCAGGCAGGCGCAACAGCTGCAGTTGGATTAACTGTCGTACCTTCATCGGTACTCGGTAAAAGCATGGGGCACATGGCTCCGAGTGATAAACTCAACATCGTTGGTGTTGGAGTTGGAGGGATGGGTTTTGCTAACCTGAAAAACCTCGAGAGCCAGAACATAATTGGTCTGTGCGATGTGGACTGGAAGTACAGCCAGCGCGTTTTTGATTATTTCCCGAAAGCGAAAAAATACTACGACTATCGTAAGATGTACGACGAATTAGGAAAATCAATCGACGGTGTTGTTGTAGCTACTGCTGACCATACTCACGCTATTATTGCGGCTGAAGCCATGACCATGGGTAAACATGTGTACGTGCAGAAACCGTTGACACACAGTGTATATGAGTCGCGTCTTCTGACGAACCTGGCTAAGAAACACAAAGTGGCCACTCAGATGGGTAACCAGGGATCTTCGGGCACGGGGGTGCGCCAGGTGATTGATTGGATCCGGGACGGACAAATTGGTGAAGTCACCCGTGTGGATACTTTCACCGACAGGCCCATCTGGCCGCAAGGTCTGATGATACCGAAGCAAGTAGACAAAATTCCATCGACTTTAAAATGGGATTTGTTTATTGGCCCGGCCAACAAACGTCCGTTCAACAACATCTATCACCCCTGGAACTGGCGCGGATGGTGGGACTTCGGAACAGGCGCATTGGGAGATATGGCTTGCCATATTTTGCATCCCGTGTTTAAAGGATTAAACCTTGGTTATCCCACAAAAGTTCAGGGCTCATCCACCATGTTGTTAACAGACTGTGCACCCAATGCACAAATGGTGAAATATGTTTTCCCGGCTCGCGACAATATGCCGAAAGTAGCTATGCCTGAAGTGGAAGTTACCTGGTACGATGGCGGCCTGCAACCGTTCCGTCCCGAAGGAGTACCTGCCGGAAAGAACCTGAACGACCAGGGCGGTGGCGTTATTTTCCACGGAACAAAAGACACGTTGATCTGCGGCTGCTACGGCGTAAATCCGTGGTTGGTATCTGGAAGGACACCCAACTCCCCGAAAACCCAGCGTGAAGTTACCCTTTCTCACGAACTGGATTGGGTGCGTGCATGTAAGGAAAGTCCGGAAAATCGCGTTGAAACAGCCTCTCCTTTCTCGGAAGCAGGTCCTTTCAACGAAATGGTAGTCATGGGTGTTCTTGCTGTAAGGCTACAGGGTCTTAACCAGGAACTCCACTGGGATGGTGAAAACATGAAGTTTACCAACATTCCGGCCGATGCGAATATCCGGACAATTATTGAAGACGGTTTCAAAATTACAGACGGTCACCCCACGTTTAACAAAACATGGACGGAACCTGTAAATGCTAACGAGTATGCAGCTGAAATGATCAACCATACTTATCAAAACGGATGGAAATTACCGGCAATGCCGTAA
- a CDS encoding DUF5009 domain-containing protein, with product MNTHSIPSNRLASLDILRGFDLFMLVFFQPVFVAFARHWKDVPVFSFLLHQLEHVKWEGFSAWDLVMPLFLFMVGAAMPFSFEKYRANPDKRAIYKKITKRFVILFILGAVVQGDLLSLDPMQIRIYTNTLQAIAVGYVISAVLLLHLSRKGQVVATLLLLTGYWALLTFLGDFTPDGNFAEAVDRAVLGRVRDGVTYAEDGSWSFSDNYRYTWVLTSMVFGVTTMLGAFAGQIMQNGKDKRKNSQLLFTIGGVLLVSAWLLSFQTPIIKKIWSASMTLWSGGLCFLLMALFYYIVDYKGWSKRLNWLKIYGMNSIVAYTLGMVINFRSAAHSLLWGLEKYTGDYYSAVLTFANFLILFLILQLMYKLRVFVKI from the coding sequence ATGAATACACATTCCATTCCGTCCAATCGCCTCGCATCTCTTGATATCCTGCGTGGCTTTGACCTTTTTATGCTGGTTTTCTTTCAGCCTGTCTTCGTAGCCTTTGCCCGGCACTGGAAAGACGTTCCGGTTTTTTCATTTCTGTTGCATCAGCTTGAACATGTTAAATGGGAGGGCTTTAGTGCCTGGGATTTGGTGATGCCGCTTTTCCTTTTTATGGTGGGTGCCGCCATGCCTTTCTCGTTTGAGAAATATCGCGCGAATCCTGACAAGAGAGCCATTTACAAAAAAATTACGAAGCGGTTTGTCATTCTGTTCATACTCGGTGCTGTGGTGCAGGGTGATCTGTTGAGCCTCGATCCGATGCAGATCCGCATTTATACCAATACATTGCAGGCAATTGCCGTAGGTTATGTTATTTCAGCCGTGCTACTGCTCCATCTGTCCCGGAAAGGCCAGGTGGTGGCCACTTTATTGCTGCTGACGGGTTATTGGGCATTACTTACTTTCCTGGGCGACTTCACCCCTGACGGTAACTTTGCGGAAGCTGTCGATAGGGCCGTACTGGGAAGAGTTCGCGACGGCGTAACGTATGCCGAAGACGGTTCGTGGAGTTTTTCGGATAACTACCGCTATACCTGGGTGCTGACCAGTATGGTGTTTGGGGTAACCACTATGCTGGGTGCTTTTGCCGGACAAATCATGCAAAACGGTAAAGATAAACGGAAGAACAGCCAATTGCTGTTCACTATTGGTGGGGTGTTACTCGTCTCAGCCTGGCTGTTGAGCTTCCAAACCCCCATTATCAAAAAGATCTGGTCGGCCAGCATGACGCTCTGGTCAGGAGGATTATGTTTTCTGTTGATGGCATTGTTCTATTACATCGTTGATTACAAAGGCTGGTCAAAAAGATTGAACTGGCTGAAAATTTACGGAATGAATTCAATCGTTGCTTACACGCTTGGAATGGTTATCAACTTCAGAAGTGCGGCACATTCCCTGCTTTGGGGGTTGGAAAAATATACGGGTGACTATTATTCCGCGGTACTCACTTTTGCCAATTTTCTTATCCTCTTTCTTATTTTGCAATTGATGTATAAGTTGAGGGTATTTGTTAAAATTTAG
- a CDS encoding tetratricopeptide repeat protein, with protein sequence MDEELDDISSLVEKYEQMSMFGRKIYFDADEFAVLADHYNSLGDNEQAEEIIEEGLKMHPASPELMILKAKTLVYSELYDEALSYLNNIPGEGDIELPLLRIESLLHLEKTDEANEVINETMNRELSIDDLYVFITEVGYVMNDVEHFDRAISYLEESLKIDESNPDVLIDLAYANEMKGDFARAIEYNNRLLDLDPYSFEGWVNIGKLYSMNEQYEKAIDSFDFALTINENDISALKMKALSLYLNDNASEAIRIFEECIRISPDDESLYDSLLEGYEAMEQYDQMLRVIDIKEKRFGSKGIATRRAFVELLKDNMTSARELYNNIPADEKESLDYYMLEGELSFIDGDLRAAEAAYIKAALLSEDNEEIIDRLANVSVAQEKYEQAAEYLEQLLEIDPDYPTAKSRLAFIRFEIGNKEPFDEIMKQFSDDELRALLNIISGYESADFSNYNRQKMLVRLNEARENRVLFKNIKY encoded by the coding sequence ATGGACGAAGAACTGGACGACATATCTTCCTTGGTGGAAAAATACGAGCAAATGAGTATGTTCGGCAGGAAAATTTATTTCGATGCCGACGAGTTTGCCGTGCTTGCCGATCATTATAACAGCCTGGGAGACAATGAACAGGCCGAAGAGATTATTGAGGAGGGACTCAAGATGCATCCAGCCAGTCCGGAGTTGATGATCTTAAAGGCCAAGACATTGGTATACTCCGAGTTGTATGACGAGGCGTTGTCGTACCTGAACAACATCCCCGGGGAGGGAGATATCGAACTACCCCTGCTTCGGATTGAGAGCCTGCTGCATCTGGAAAAAACGGATGAAGCCAATGAGGTGATCAATGAAACGATGAACAGGGAACTATCGATTGATGATTTGTACGTTTTTATTACCGAGGTTGGTTATGTGATGAACGACGTGGAGCATTTCGACCGGGCCATTTCCTACCTTGAGGAGAGCCTGAAGATTGATGAATCCAATCCCGATGTGCTTATCGATCTGGCATATGCCAACGAGATGAAAGGCGATTTCGCGCGAGCCATAGAATACAACAACCGGTTGCTCGATCTGGATCCCTATTCGTTTGAAGGTTGGGTAAACATCGGCAAGCTCTACTCGATGAATGAACAGTATGAGAAAGCCATTGATTCCTTCGATTTTGCGCTGACCATAAACGAAAACGATATCTCGGCACTGAAGATGAAAGCGCTGTCGCTCTATCTGAACGATAATGCCTCAGAGGCCATCCGTATCTTCGAAGAATGTATCCGCATATCGCCCGATGACGAGTCGCTTTACGATTCGTTGCTCGAGGGGTATGAGGCGATGGAACAGTACGATCAAATGTTGCGTGTTATCGATATCAAGGAAAAGCGTTTCGGATCGAAAGGGATCGCTACGCGCCGGGCATTTGTTGAGCTGTTGAAAGACAACATGACTTCTGCCCGTGAACTGTACAACAACATTCCTGCCGATGAAAAAGAATCACTCGACTACTACATGCTCGAAGGAGAGCTGAGTTTTATCGACGGTGATTTGCGGGCGGCGGAAGCGGCATACATAAAGGCTGCACTGCTTTCGGAAGACAACGAGGAGATCATTGACCGCCTGGCCAACGTGAGTGTTGCCCAGGAGAAATACGAGCAGGCTGCGGAGTATCTGGAACAGCTGCTGGAGATCGATCCTGATTATCCGACGGCAAAATCGCGCCTGGCTTTTATCCGTTTCGAGATTGGAAACAAAGAACCTTTCGATGAAATTATGAAGCAATTTTCGGACGATGAACTCCGTGCCTTACTGAACATCATCTCCGGCTACGAAAGTGCCGACTTCTCTAACTACAATCGCCAGAAGATGCTGGTTCGCCTCAATGAAGCGCGCGAAAACAGGGTGTTGTTTAAGAACATTAAATACTGA
- a CDS encoding glutamine--tRNA ligase/YqeY domain fusion protein, with protein sequence MSQKEIPAVEENKKSLNFIEQIVENDLKEGKNDGRVQTRFPPEPNGYLHIGHAKAVCIDFGIAERYGGICNLRFDDTNPVKEDVEYVDSIMEDIQWLGFQWKNVFYASDYFQQLWDFAVQLIREGKAYIDEQSAEEIARQKGTPTVPGTPSPYRERPVQESLDLFQKMNSGDVPEGKMVLRAKIDMASSNMHFRDPILYRVLHIPHHRTGTAWKAYPMYDFAHGQSDYFEGVTHSICTLEFVVHRPLYDWFIDQLATDDYRPHQYEFNRLNMTYTMMSKRKLLQLVQEKLVSGWDDPRMPTLCGLRRRGYTPQSIRNFVDSIGYTKYDGMIDVSLLEFAVREDLNKKAVRVSGVIDPVKLILTNYPEGQTEEMEAINNPEDESMGSRRVKFSRELWIERDDFMEDAPRKYFRLTPGNEVRLKNAYIVKCAGCKKDENGNVTEVYAEYDPQTRSGMPEANRKVKGTIHWVSAPHALDAEVRLYDRLFIVEDPAGEKEKDFRELLNPDSLIVKKNCKVEEYLAGAAPLDSFQFQRIGYFNVDTDSTGKKLVFNRTVALKDSWKKQNS encoded by the coding sequence ATGTCACAAAAAGAGATTCCTGCTGTGGAAGAAAATAAGAAAAGTCTCAACTTCATTGAACAGATTGTTGAAAACGATTTAAAAGAAGGTAAAAACGACGGCCGTGTGCAAACCCGCTTTCCGCCGGAACCCAACGGGTACCTGCATATCGGGCACGCCAAAGCCGTGTGTATCGACTTCGGTATTGCCGAAAGATACGGTGGCATTTGCAACCTTCGGTTCGATGATACCAATCCGGTCAAGGAAGACGTTGAATACGTGGATTCCATTATGGAAGATATTCAGTGGCTCGGATTTCAGTGGAAGAACGTGTTTTACGCCTCCGATTACTTCCAGCAGTTATGGGATTTCGCCGTCCAGCTTATCCGGGAAGGAAAAGCCTATATCGATGAGCAATCGGCCGAAGAGATTGCGCGCCAAAAAGGGACGCCAACCGTTCCCGGGACGCCCAGCCCTTACCGCGAACGTCCCGTCCAGGAATCGCTCGACCTGTTTCAAAAGATGAATAGCGGTGACGTTCCAGAAGGAAAAATGGTGCTGCGCGCCAAAATAGATATGGCGTCGTCAAATATGCACTTCCGTGACCCCATCCTATACCGGGTCCTCCATATCCCGCACCACCGTACGGGGACTGCCTGGAAAGCCTACCCCATGTATGATTTTGCGCACGGGCAATCCGACTATTTCGAAGGCGTGACCCATTCCATCTGCACCCTGGAATTTGTGGTACACCGCCCGCTTTACGATTGGTTTATCGACCAGCTGGCCACCGATGATTACCGTCCGCACCAGTACGAGTTCAACCGCCTGAACATGACTTACACCATGATGAGCAAGCGCAAGCTGCTTCAGCTCGTACAGGAGAAGCTGGTTTCGGGATGGGACGACCCGCGCATGCCCACGCTTTGCGGACTGCGCCGCCGCGGCTACACACCACAATCTATACGCAACTTTGTCGATAGTATCGGCTATACCAAATACGACGGGATGATCGACGTGTCGCTCCTTGAGTTTGCCGTGCGCGAGGACCTTAACAAAAAAGCCGTCCGCGTGTCGGGCGTTATCGACCCCGTAAAGCTTATCCTCACGAATTATCCCGAAGGACAAACGGAAGAGATGGAGGCGATCAACAACCCCGAGGACGAATCGATGGGAAGCCGCCGGGTTAAATTCTCGCGCGAACTCTGGATCGAACGCGACGATTTTATGGAAGACGCCCCCCGTAAATACTTTCGTCTTACGCCGGGAAACGAAGTACGCCTGAAAAATGCCTACATCGTGAAATGTGCCGGATGCAAAAAAGACGAAAACGGAAACGTTACGGAAGTATACGCCGAGTATGATCCGCAGACCCGGAGCGGGATGCCCGAGGCTAATCGCAAAGTGAAAGGAACCATCCACTGGGTGTCGGCACCGCATGCCCTCGACGCTGAAGTACGGCTTTACGACCGGCTGTTTATTGTGGAGGATCCGGCTGGAGAGAAAGAAAAGGACTTTCGCGAACTGCTGAATCCCGATTCACTTATCGTGAAGAAAAACTGCAAGGTGGAAGAATACCTGGCCGGAGCTGCGCCGCTAGACAGCTTTCAATTTCAGCGTATCGGGTATTTTAACGTAGATACCGATTCCACGGGCAAAAAACTTGTCTTCAACCGGACAGTAGCCTTGAAGGATTCGTGGAAGAAACAAAATAGTTAA
- the tsaD gene encoding tRNA (adenosine(37)-N6)-threonylcarbamoyltransferase complex transferase subunit TsaD has protein sequence MITILGIESSCDDTSAAVIRDGVILSNVIASQAVHERYGGVVPELASRAHQQNIIPVVHDALKQAGVTKQEISAVAFTRGPGLLGSLLVGTSFAKGLSSALNIPMVEVNHLQAHVQAHFIKETPDDTNRPEFPFLCLLVSGGNSQIILVKSHRQMEIIGQTIDDAAGEAFDKCAKVMGLGYPGGPVVDKLAKQGDPGRFIFSKPHIAGYDYSFSGLKTSFLYFLRDELKTDSGFIGKNKEDLCASLQKTIVDILMDKLYRASKELKIKEVAVAGGVSANSGLRAAFEDYSRRYGWKIHIPKFAYTTDNAAMVAISGYYKYLDGEFCGKDVAPYARVSI, from the coding sequence TTGATTACGATATTAGGTATAGAATCTTCCTGCGACGACACCTCGGCAGCGGTTATCCGCGACGGTGTCATTTTGTCGAACGTGATTGCCTCGCAGGCAGTACACGAGCGGTATGGCGGCGTGGTGCCCGAGCTGGCATCCCGCGCACATCAGCAGAACATCATTCCCGTGGTGCACGATGCCCTGAAACAAGCGGGCGTCACAAAACAGGAAATTTCGGCGGTGGCTTTCACGCGCGGGCCGGGATTGTTGGGCTCGTTGTTGGTAGGAACCTCCTTTGCGAAAGGGCTCTCCTCTGCTCTTAATATCCCGATGGTGGAGGTGAACCATTTGCAAGCACACGTGCAAGCCCATTTCATCAAAGAAACCCCGGACGATACGAACCGACCGGAGTTCCCGTTTTTGTGCTTGCTGGTTTCGGGCGGTAACTCACAGATTATTCTCGTGAAATCGCACCGGCAGATGGAGATTATCGGGCAAACCATCGACGATGCCGCCGGTGAAGCCTTCGACAAATGCGCCAAGGTGATGGGCCTGGGTTATCCCGGAGGGCCTGTCGTGGATAAATTAGCCAAACAGGGCGATCCCGGCAGGTTTATTTTCAGCAAGCCTCATATCGCGGGATACGATTATAGCTTCAGCGGCCTGAAAACATCGTTTCTCTATTTCCTGCGCGACGAACTGAAAACCGACTCCGGCTTTATCGGGAAAAACAAGGAAGATCTCTGCGCGTCCCTGCAAAAAACGATCGTCGATATATTGATGGACAAGTTGTACCGCGCGTCAAAAGAGTTAAAAATAAAGGAAGTGGCCGTGGCGGGCGGTGTGTCTGCCAATTCAGGCTTGCGCGCTGCTTTTGAAGATTATAGTCGCCGTTATGGATGGAAAATACATATCCCGAAATTTGCTTATACTACCGATAATGCGGCTATGGTAGCTATCTCAGGGTACTACAAGTATCTCGACGGTGAGTTTTGCGGAAAAGACGTGGCGCCTTACGCCAGGGTATCCATATAA